The segment gtataGCCTAccttttttctgtctctctcatcccTTTATTATCTCCCTTCATCCTTGAAACAAAGGCCGAGACACCACAGCTTTTATTTCCTCCCGTTCTCCTTCTATCTGTCCCTTGAGAAAAGGACTGAACCCCCATTCCACTTTATCTCATTACTTTACAACTGTCCTCCACCGTCCctatatccctccatccatccctccctctttgcCCCCCTTCTTTAACTAAATGACACCAGCTAATTTAATTAAAGCACCACATTCTTCTCAGCCCCCTTACAcccacccccatcccatccactTTCCATCTGCATTTAAATCCAGTGTCTTCTTGTACACACTAACACAACCCTCCCCTACTTATTTTATGTTAAATGTTCTTCCATCTCCTGATTAGATATTTCTTGATTCATTTGCCTATTGAACatgtacagttaaagtcggaagtttacatacacttaggttggagtcattaaaactaatttttcaaccactccacaaatttcttgttaacaaactatagttttggcaagtcggttaggccaTCTACTTTGttaatgacacaagtaatttttccaacaattgtttaaagacagattatttcacttataattcactgtatcacaattccagtgggtcagaagtttacatacactaagttgactgtgcctttaaatagcttggaaaattccagaaaatgatgttatggctttagaagcttctgataggttaattgacataatttgagtcaattggaggtgtacctgtggatgtatttcaaggcctaccttcaaactcaatgcctctttgcttgaaatcattggaaaatcaaaagaaatcagccaagacctcagaaaagcaattatagacatccacaagtctggttcatccatgggaggaatttccaaactcctgactatggtttgcaactgcacatggggacaattttttggggagaaatgtcctctcttctgatgaaacaaaaatagaactgtttggccataatgaccatcattttgtttggaggaaaaagggggagtcttgcaagccgaagaacaccatcccaaccatgaagcacggtggtggcagcatcaagttgtgggggtgctttgctgcaggagggactggtgcacttcacaaaatagaaggcatcatgaggtaggaaaattatgtggatatattaaagcaacatctcaagacatcagtcaggaagttaaagcttggtcgcaaatgggtcttccaaatggacaatgaccccaagcatacttccaaagttgtggcaaaatggcttaaggacaacaaagtcaaggtattggagtggccatcacaaagccctgacctcagtcctatagaagatttgtgggcagaactgtaaaagtgtgtgtgaggaaggaggcctacaaacctgactcagttatatcatctctgtctggaggaatgggccaaaattcacgcaacttaatgtgggaagcttgtggaaggctacccaaaacgtttgactcaagttaaacaatttaaaggcaatactaccaaatactaattgagtgtatgtaaacttctgacccactgggaatgtgatgaaagaaataaaagctgaaataaataattctctctactgttattctgacatttcacattcttaaaataaagtggtgatcctaactgacctaagacggggaacttttaggattaaatgtcaggaattgtgaaaaactgagtttaaatgtatttggctaaggtgtatgtaaacttctgacttcaactgtatgtagcctccatcTCCTGACtatcttcattgacattttcattCATCATTATTTTCAGTATAATATTGTATCTTTGTATTATTTTGGCTACATATTTCAATTTTCTCAATGATAAAGGAGATTTACTCACGTTTCTGCTGAGTAAAAAACTAGGCTATACAGCTTCGTTGCGATACAGTGCTGGGCTGTTATGATAATGTATATACCTCTGCATGTTTAAAGGATTTGCGACATATAGTGCAAAGGCCAAGCTTTGTAAAGCCATTTAAAGCCTTTAACATAAAGTGTGTAATGTAATGACAGCATGATCAGAGATAGCATGGAAGTTTTCTTTGGCAACAACAGCAGAAAACTAACATGTAAACCGGTGCTCTCCCATCTCCAGAGCGTTTTACCAGGAGTGCCAAAACTTCCCGAGAAGCACCGGTCCTGTCACAGCTTGTCTTCACTCCTCACGTCAACCCGACCATGAAGGACGGATGACACTTCGGAGACCCGGACCCCTCGCCTGGATGAACTGACCTAAGGCGATAAATGTTCACTCCAATTTTGTTTTGCGAGTTTCATTGGAACATGCGAGTGCCAGCGGGATGAAGGAAGCAGCGTGGCGTTTTCTCCTGCTGTGCGCGTGCACGCAAACCGTGTCCGTGGCCGGGGTCCAAGGCTCGACAGTTGCCCCAACGGACACAACAGCATCCACCTCTGCTCCTGTTACCCCCACTGACGACCAAAGCACTGGACTGGTGGTGAGGGGAAATGCGGAGGCGTATAATACCCTAGGGCTATTTTATTATTCATTCAGCATGGATTATTTATTTCAGCAAGTTGCTATCATTTATGATGGCCTTTGAAGTGAAAATAGTCACACAAAAAAAGAGTGAAATAATGAATAGGAAAAAAATGTGAATACAAATTCACTACCAAAGTGATAAATCATATGCCTTTATCGGATTTTGTATCATACACTTTTTTCACTTGACATCGTTGCCTGCAAGGCCAGAGTGTTGAGCAAGcctatatgttttattgtgaaactggGCCACCATGGACATGGAGCTGTACCTTCACAGAATTAgtctagatactgtacatacacacgtTGAAGAGCAGTCAAACTCTGATTTTCACTTATCTAATCTTCACTTAGCTTAGAGATCTCTTTACCCTCTCAAAACGTCCACTTCTGCTACTCAACATATGTCTCTAAGCAGCACAAATAACTTTTTAGGACTGACCTACTATAATGCCTCTCAATGCAATGCCTCTGTTTCCTGTCCCAGGATTGGCTGACCAGGTATGGCTACCTCCCGCCCTCAGACCCCTCTACTGGACAGCTACAGGCCTGGACAGCTGTCACTCATGCTGTTAGAGCCATGCAGAGGTTCGCAGGCCTCGAGGATACAGGAGTTGCAGGTGAGAAAATAGAAATAGGGTTGGGAAAATTAGGTTGATTATATCCATCCTCTCTGTGTTGCTCTCActcctccgtctctgtctctttttATCTCCcgatctcgctttctctctctctctctctctctctctctctctctctctctctctctctctctctctccttcactcctgtGTTACTGACCTATTGttgacctcctctctctctgtcctctctcagatGAGGAGACACTGGCTCTGATGCGAGCCCCACGATGTTCACTgccagatgaaggggaggagccaAAACCACTGGCCAATCAGCTCCAGGAGGGGCAGAGCCTGAGGAGAAAGAGGGCTGTGACCACATGGACACGAAGGAACATCAACTGGAGGTTCATTAGACTACTGCTCACTTCCTCCATCATCTCTGTATCTCACTAATCAACCCATTGTCACTTTCACTCTCAATACCTCTCTAATTCTCCCTAGGTTGCGTTCataccccacctcctcctccctctcccgtgAGACGATTCGCTCCCTGGTGTTTTACGCCCTGAGGGTGTGGGCGGACCCAACCCCACTGGAGTTCCACGAGGTCAGTCTCTTTCCCTGGATGTGTTAGTTGAATACAAAgattaccccctctttctctcgctctctctctctctctctctctctctgacctcacttCCTGTTAATCCAATACCAGGTGGGAGGCTCAGAAGGGGCAGACATGCAGGTGGACTTCCtccatggtttccatggtgaTGGATACCCCTTCGATGGGGCAGGGGGAGCTGTTGGCCATGCCTTTTTCCCCTCTGACCCTGCTAGAGCGGGCGGAGTACACCTGGATGCTGAGGAGGAGTGGGCGTTCCGCCAGCCAGGTGAGTGACAACAAAAGGACccagagacagcagagagcagTACTGGGGGATTCAAAGGGCCCGATTCCAAATCAAACAGTAGATCGGAAAGTTAAGGGTAGGTATTCGTATTGCACTGATAGCCCTCTGGTAAGGTAGGTGGAATTTAAGTTTGAGTCTCCACTGAGGTTCACAATAGAAATGGGTTTGGATGTACGTTTTCAATTTGGAGAATGTTATGGACGCAGTCAACACACTACTAACAATCGCCCTAATCTGAAccaacccccctcccccacctcaccccaGCCTCTGAGGGTACTGACCTGTTCACAGTCCTGGTGCATGAGTTTGGCCATGCCCTGGGTTTGTCCCACTCGTCTGCCAGGCGTTCTGTGATGAGACCCTACTACCAGAGCCCCGTAGGAGATCCTCTACACTACCGCCTGGGCCCCCACGATCTGGAGCACATCACCAGGCTCTACggtcagtctctgtgtgtgtgtgtgtctgtgtgtatatctgtgtgtgtgattggttCTGAAACGACGGTGTTGTGTTTGCAGGTAATAGAAATCATCTCATGGTCACAGACGTTCCCCGGTTGGCTCCTGAACCTCAGCTGCGGCATCGCGACAGGCACGGACACCGACACAGACACAGGTGCTGGCACACTTCAGACACAAGGACACAGACAGGGAAACAAAAGAGGATAAGGGTTAGCCACTCAACAAATAATACTCTCTcggccttccctccctccctccatttcaCTCCTGCCCTCTCTGCTGCTCGCTCCTTCTCTTTCAGACATTCTGTAGACCGCTGTAACACTAGCTTTGATGCAGTGGCCAACATTAGGGGAGAGACGTTCTTCTTTAAAGGTGAGTGTGGTGTAGGTAGGCCTCCTGTTGGTTGGGTTCTGCTGTGACTATTGTCCCCAGGTTCCCTCATTATTCTACTGGCATCATCGCCCCCCGGTGGATATAACCACGATTACAGGGCTGTGTACTGAACTCATCTCTGTCTCACCTCTTGTCATCTTTCCTTCACCCCATCGTCCTTTCTCTCGTTCTACCTTTCCTACCGTGCCTTCCCCCTTTCTGTTCCTCACCTCGCTCCCGCACTCCTTCAccgtctacattttttttcttcccttTCTCATCTGTCACCTCCTGACCAACCTACCCTCTCTGGCAGGGCTGAGTATGTGGCGGGTCAGTACTGGGGGGCTGGTGTCGGGCCGGGGGGCCTTGGTGAGGAGGCTGTGGGGGGGTCTGCCCCCTAACCTGCCCCCTCTGCAGGCTGTGTTGGAGAGACACTCGGACCACGCCATCATCTTCATCACTGGTAGGTAACCtctgaccccagccaccccacacACTAGACCTCCACACAGATAGCTCTGGGTAGAAGTTGCCCTaagccacagatctaggatcagtattCCATCCCtgactcctaaccttaaccatttagaAGGGAAATGATAAACGGACTAACTTAGATTAGTCTGATTATTCTACTCCACATAGCATCACAATGCATCAGTGACACATAATGAACAGAGGAGAATAAATGCTACTCAACTGACTAAACTGTTAAAGTTTCTCGATTGCTTGAGCACATTTGTCAAAATGACAGTCAAAATATTAAATACATTACACAAAATCAACTACCTCCATCAAAACATACAGCCTGTTATGTCATGAAAAGGTATTCATTGAAAagtctacacctgcattgcttgatgtttggggttttaggccaggtttctgtacagcactttgtgtacatcagctgatgtaagaagcgctttataaatacatttgattgattatttcAATCGTTACACAATGGCCCAATAAATACTGACTACAACACATTTTAAGATGTTTGTTTTACCCTTACTTTACATGGAaagtgactgagaacacattctcatttacagcaatgacttGGGGAAtatttacaggggagaggaggatgaatgagccaattgtaaactggggatgattaggtggccatgatggtatgaaggcCAGATTAGGAATTTatccagggttaacacccctactcttatgataagtgccatgggatctttagtgaccacagagagccaggacacccgtttaacttcCCATCCGAAAGatagcaccctacacagggtaaTGTCCGCAATCAATGCCCTGGGggattgggatatttttttaatcCAGAGGAAacagtgcctcctactggccttccaacaccacttccagcagcatctgatatcccatccagggactgaccaggaccaaccctgctttgCTTCAgatgcaagccagcagtgggtCACCCTCTTTTGTAGGTCTGTGACATTGGTTGATACTATAATTATAGTATGCATCATAAAAGGTAAGTTAACATATTATCACAGCATGGGTTGTATTCTTTTTTCCCAAAAAGGATTTTACCAAAGATGACCAATTGTAAAGTAGATGCAGGGAGTCAGGAAACAAGTGCAGTTAGTGAATTTAATTATGAAGAACATGGAACGATACAAAAGAAAGGAAGCGTTAAACATGGAAACATAAACAATACTGCCTGAGGGGTGAATACGATGGAGTGCTTGATAAAGGTTgcgtaatcagggaagtgatgaagtccaggtgtgtctGATGATAAAGCACAGAAATGtgtaatgatgggttgccaggacgggtggttagtagaccggcgacgtcgagtgttggagagggggagtagacgtgacaccaAAGCAGAAACAATGTCACTCAAGAACATGAATATCCAGAAACAAACAGCTTTATTTGACCTTTTTCCATTTTAACTGAGAGCTGAACTATCTTCCTTTATGGGCCCCTTACCGCTCCTTTGTCCTTGCCCTCAGCCTCTTACTTGGTCCATGCTTGCATTCAGCTACTCAGAGGTAACCTCTTTAATACATGAATAAGGACTGATTGCAGATTGAACAATTGTTCAAAGAAGGTTTGCACCCGTGCAGAAGAGGGGCACATTCATGGGAATAATTTGTATCAGCTGTGAACAAATGTTTACATTTTGTTTGTCATTATTTACTCAACTGAGTTTTGCGTTTTTTGTAGAGAGTTGTGTTTACTGTTTTGCAAAAATGTGCTTAGCTTTTGCAATGTGAAAGCAATGAGACATTATTTACTGAAGAATACTGTTGTGCTCATTAGGTTATGatggagatcaaatcaaatgtttattttttctttcacctttatttaaccaggtaggctagttgagaacaagttctcatttacatctgcgacctgtccaagaaaaagcaaagcagtgcgtcacaaaaaacaacatagagttacacatggaattaacaaacatacagtcaataatacaatggaaaaagtctatatacagtgtgtgcaaatgaggtaggataagggaggtaaggcaataaataggccattgtgtcgaaataattacaatatagcaattatacactggagtgatagatgtgcagaagatgaatgtgcaagtagagatactggggtgcaaaggagcaaaataaatcaaataaataacagtatgggaatgaggtagttggatgggctatttacagatgggctatgtacaggtgcagtgatctgtgagctgctctgacagctggtgcttaaagttagggagggagatatgagtctccagcttcagtgattttgcagttcgtttcagtcattggcagcagagaactggaaggaaaggcggccaaaggaggtattggctttgggggtgaccagtgaaatatacctgctggagcgcgtgctacgggtgggtgctgctatggtgaccagtgagctgagataaggtggggctttacctagcaaagtcttgcagatgacctggagccagtgggtttggcgacgaatatgaagcgtgtgccagccaacgagagcatacaggtcacagtggtgggtattatatggggctttggtgacaaaatggatggcactgtgatagactgcatccaatttgctgagtagagtgttggaggctattttgtaaatgacatcgccgaagtcaaaaATCGGTAGGAtattcagttttacgagggtatgtttggcagcatgagtgaaggaggctttgttgcgaaataggaagtgattctagatttgattttggatgggagatgcttaatgtgagtctggaaggagaggttacagtctaaccagacacctaggtatttgtaattgtccacatattctaagtcagaaccgtccagagtagtgatgctggacgggcgggcaggtgcgggcagcaatcggttgaagagcatgcatttagttttacttgcatttaagagcagttggaggccactgaaggagagttgtatggcattgaagctcgtctggaggttagttaacatagtgtccaaagaagggccagaagtatacagaatgtctGCGTAGAGgcggatcagagaatcaccagcagcaagagcaacatcattgatgtatacagagaagagagtcggcccgagaattgaaccctgtggcacccccacagagactgccagaggtccggacaacaggccctccgatttgacacactgaactctatctgagaagtagttggtgaaccatgcgaggcagtcatttgagaaaccaaggctgttgagtctgcgccgaatacaacaggtgtagaccttacagtgaaatgctcacttacgagcccctaaccaacaatgcagttaaaaaaaaaatattaaaaaaaaatatcagtaagaataagaaataaaagtaccaaaagagagcagcagtaaaataactatagcgagactatacacagggcggtagagtcaatgtgtgggggcaacgggtagttgaggtaatatgtacatgtaggtagagttattaaagtgacaatgcatagatgataacaacagagagtagcagcggtgtaaaaaagGGTAGGGAggagggtcaatgcaaatagtctgggtagccatttgattagatgttctggagtcttatggcttgggggtagaagctgtttagaagcctcttggacttagacgtggcgctccggtaccgcttgccgtgcggtagcagagagaacagtctatgactagggtggctggagtctttgacattttttagggccttcctctgacaccgcctggtgtggaggtcctggatggtcaggtctctgaccttttccctataggctgtcttgttgttgtcggtgatcaggcctagcactgttgtgtcatcagcaaacttaatgatcgtgttggagtcatgcctggccgtgcagtcatgagtgaacagggagtacaggaggggactgagcacaacacccctgatgggcccctgtgttgaggatcagcgtggcggatgtgttgtcatTAAAAGTGTCTTAGCAATCTAGAAAAAACGAACATGATTCTAGTTTCTCTCTCCGCCCATATTTATATACCCTTATGAATTGTAAACCAAACCTGAACCTTGAAGACTCTTTATTGCctctttctgttttgtgttttagAATCCCAGTTTTGGCTGTTCAATGACCTCTCTCTCCAGGAGGGCTACCCCCGCCCGCTCTCAGCGctgaggaaagggggagagacagagggaacgggaggagaggaaggagaggaggagcagggcctGATGTGGGACCCAGAGGAAGGACCAATGTGGGGGGACATTGGAAAAGGGGAagcaagaggagaggaagaagagagtgaGACCTGGACCAAGCTCATCAGAGGAGGAGTGAACGGGATTACGAcagagagagacggtgagagtgagtgtgagagagagagagatgaacgagGAAAACAGAGACTGTGAGATTCTATGAAACTGACTGTGAAAGATTTTATGTGAGACACCTCACATAATGTACAATACTGTACATGTGTGAATGTATGTCAAAAAAAATTTGGGGGCCCCATGCTATATCACTTCcagacatgggttcaaatacatgtgtatttgagtatttttttttctgtatattTTAGTATTTTCAAATGCACAGCCCAAACAAGTacttttattttaatattttaatGGTTATTTGTAAAAACCAAATAGTATACCAAAATGTATTTCAAAATACTTATTTCAAATACCATTTTGAAATACCTGGTTTAAATGTATAGGAGTGTATTTGAGTCAGTATATTAATAAAGGTTATCAGAATACTAGTTTTgaaatgtattgaaaagtaaTTGAAATACCAGGTCTGATCCCTTCTTCAGGCTCCATCTACCTCTTCAAAGGAGATTCATATTGGAAGTTCCCCTACCCAGCCTCTGTCCCAGCGGTAGGATACCCTCGATCCCTGGCCACCGATTGGTTGGACTGCCCTCACCCCTCCGCACCTGTCCTAGACaacttctctcgctctctgtctccccctactggACGGCAGGAGCTCcgtgagagggggaaggaggagagggggagagaagagaggggtggcCAGAGCGGCCATggcctagacacagacacagacacagacagagagcgacTGCAGCACTGGCCCTGCACTTGCCTGAATGGAGCAAAAGTTAGCAGCGTGAGCATGACTTCGTTCATATGTGCCCTGCTGTTGACTCTCCTCTCCCTGATAACTGTGTGGTGTTAGGCTACGTCCCAATACTCTCGACGGCGtcctcctctcacccccttcTATCCCATGGCTTCGTCCCAATACTGAACAATGTCCTAGACgac is part of the Salvelinus fontinalis isolate EN_2023a chromosome 6, ASM2944872v1, whole genome shotgun sequence genome and harbors:
- the LOC129858073 gene encoding matrix metalloproteinase-17-like yields the protein MKEAAWRFLLLCACTQTVSVAGVQGSTVAPTDTTASTSAPVTPTDDQSTGLVDWLTRYGYLPPSDPSTGQLQAWTAVTHAVRAMQRFAGLEDTGVADEETLALMRAPRCSLPDEGEEPKPLANQLQEGQSLRRKRAVTTWTRRNINWRLRSYPTSSSLSRETIRSLVFYALRVWADPTPLEFHEVGGSEGADMQVDFLHGFHGDGYPFDGAGGAVGHAFFPSDPARAGGVHLDAEEEWAFRQPASEGTDLFTVLVHEFGHALGLSHSSARRSVMRPYYQSPVGDPLHYRLGPHDLEHITRLYGNRNHLMVTDVPRLAPEPQLRHRDRHGHRHRHRHSVDRCNTSFDAVANIRGETFFFKGLSMWRVSTGGLVSGRGALVRRLWGGLPPNLPPLQAVLERHSDHAIIFITESQFWLFNDLSLQEGYPRPLSALRKGGETEGTGGEEGEEEQGLMWDPEEGPMWGDIGKGEARGEEEESETWTKLIRGGVNGITTERDGSIYLFKGDSYWKFPYPASVPAVGYPRSLATDWLDCPHPSAPVLDNFSRSLSPPTGRQELRERGKEERGREERGGQSGHGLDTDTDTDRERLQHWPCTCLNGAKVSSVSMTSFICALLLTLLSLITVWC